A genomic region of Runella rosea contains the following coding sequences:
- a CDS encoding RagB/SusD family nutrient uptake outer membrane protein, whose amino-acid sequence MNRLFKYSFLTAAALTLLSGCDQKLNVAPTQSIDDVAALSTSKDVEVTLIGCYDGIQDGDVYGGAFQYVSDLYGDAGEIRFGGTFANLLEIFDKQLTTANSTADVTWSDTYRAINRCNNVLSALDKVEEAKKARIEGEARFIRGSLYFELVRLYAKTWGDGDNAANLGVPLVLEPTRSVTDADYRKRNSVAEVYAQVLDDLTKAENLLPATNTIYATKNAAAGMLARVYLQQGNYASARDAANRVITSGRQRLVTPFSSLFYTFLRNGGANPAEYVFSMTVTSQDGTNSLNTYFGATVSSIPGTAGRGDFRILPAHRALYGAGDTRGEFFQVAANNTFTQKHLDRFGNVPIMRLAEMHLIRAEANFRLGTTVGAAPLADINAIRARAGATALTEVTIADILKERKLELAFEGHTLHDIKRLKGKVGALDFNSPRLIFPIPQREIDANKQLTQNVGY is encoded by the coding sequence ATGAATAGACTATTCAAATATAGCTTTTTAACCGCCGCTGCGTTGACGCTGTTGAGCGGTTGCGACCAAAAACTCAATGTAGCACCCACCCAAAGTATTGATGACGTGGCCGCTTTGAGTACTTCCAAAGATGTTGAAGTGACCCTGATTGGTTGCTACGACGGTATTCAGGATGGTGACGTGTACGGGGGGGCTTTTCAGTACGTATCCGATTTATACGGTGATGCGGGCGAAATTCGCTTTGGCGGTACTTTTGCCAACTTACTCGAAATTTTTGATAAGCAATTAACCACCGCCAACTCAACTGCCGATGTGACTTGGAGCGATACCTATCGGGCCATCAACCGTTGTAATAATGTTTTGTCGGCATTGGATAAGGTAGAAGAGGCCAAAAAGGCGCGTATCGAAGGTGAAGCGCGTTTTATCCGTGGTTCGTTGTACTTTGAACTGGTACGTCTTTATGCCAAAACATGGGGCGATGGCGACAATGCCGCCAATCTGGGAGTGCCGCTTGTGCTTGAGCCTACGCGGAGTGTGACCGATGCTGACTACAGAAAACGTAACAGTGTGGCCGAAGTATACGCGCAGGTATTGGACGATTTGACCAAAGCCGAGAATTTATTGCCCGCTACCAATACTATCTATGCCACCAAAAATGCCGCCGCTGGTATGTTGGCCCGGGTGTATTTGCAGCAGGGAAATTATGCTTCTGCACGCGATGCCGCCAATCGGGTGATTACTTCTGGTCGTCAGCGTTTGGTGACTCCATTTAGTTCCTTGTTTTACACGTTTTTGAGAAATGGTGGTGCAAATCCAGCGGAGTATGTTTTTTCAATGACAGTCACATCGCAAGATGGTACCAATAGCCTCAATACTTATTTTGGAGCAACGGTAAGTTCAATTCCAGGTACCGCAGGTCGCGGCGATTTTCGTATTTTGCCAGCCCACCGTGCCCTATACGGAGCGGGTGATACGCGGGGTGAGTTTTTTCAAGTAGCTGCTAATAACACCTTTACTCAAAAGCACTTAGACCGTTTTGGAAATGTCCCTATCATGCGTTTGGCGGAAATGCATTTAATTCGTGCCGAAGCTAATTTCCGCCTTGGTACGACCGTAGGAGCGGCCCCTTTGGCAGATATCAATGCGATTCGTGCCAGAGCGGGTGCAACGGCTTTAACCGAGGTGACTATTGCTGATATTTTGAAAGAACGCAAGTTAGAACTGGCTTTTGAAGGGCACACGTTGCACGATATTAAGCGTTTGAAAGGCAAAGTGGGCGCGTTGGACTTCAACAGCCCCCGCTTGATTTTTCCGATTCCTCAGCGTGAAATAGATGCTAACAAACAATTGACACAAAACGTGGGTTACTAG
- a CDS encoding putative LPS assembly protein LptD has product MKRATPVVPKVISAVGINADSTQTDSLQSDSDLKSTVKYSAQDSTVMDPGQQEVHLYGKANVTYGAIILDADYIRLNWKTNEVFARGNYDSTAKKWIGQPIFQDNGEKYDTKELRYNFKSKKGFIKGIVTQQGDGNIRGTTVKKDEENNMYVRGSIYTTCNLAQPHFHIAARKIKVIPEKQVISGPFHLVIADVPLPLGLPFGFFPVPKKKEIGTSGIIMPQYGEEPNGRGYYLRDGGYYWAISEKINMNFTGQIYSKGSWGLGVASTYAQKYRYSGSFNARFNRNLQGNEVKALNRPRNDFSLTWSHAPVPRGTSSFGASVNIGSNSFNQFNEFSTTRYIQNVASSSVQYNRQFGQFARMGSSIRVNQRFPDRSKETRDSLGRVTNTDPGALDAGIDFNFGVNQIAPFALKGGTGAWYESFRLGMDFSGGISANNTKVYADTSTARLGFSLFNPPTVVTPESGAPTTYALNSQSLPEFIKNGQLTGRFSVPISLPNIKLFRYINITPGISLSGETFTKKFKYEYMGNNKVKVDTLQGFYFANNVSFSASMNTRVYGTFFFHGKRLEAIRHTLIPSASFSYVPDQSNLFERTVVNQRGDVRYLNRYRTIGGNLTTSGTSAAGISWSLNNLFEAKVRPKSDSTGKQFEKKSILDNLSLNGSYNLLADSLKMSDISLNANAQLFKNLNFNFSANFDPYAYVKDELYGAVGRKINRWTFTEKQGLARLNNVNVALSTRFAPKGSDKPKKANTPNTEEQQRLINANPDAYVDFNIPWTLNLSYNFGYSRQGLSKGTTIQALRVNGDFSLTPNWKFVFDTGVDVVAKAPSITNIGITRDLHCWEMSFNWTPFAGSGIRANNYSFEIRAKSALLRDLKLSRRRSFYDRGSF; this is encoded by the coding sequence ATGAAAAGAGCCACCCCCGTGGTTCCGAAGGTCATTTCTGCCGTGGGTATCAACGCCGACAGCACCCAAACCGATTCACTCCAATCCGATAGTGATTTAAAAAGCACCGTAAAATACAGCGCCCAAGACTCAACCGTCATGGACCCAGGGCAGCAGGAAGTTCATTTGTACGGCAAAGCAAACGTCACGTACGGAGCCATCATTTTGGATGCCGACTATATCCGTCTCAACTGGAAAACCAACGAGGTATTTGCGCGAGGCAATTACGATTCAACCGCTAAAAAGTGGATTGGCCAGCCCATCTTTCAGGACAACGGCGAAAAATATGATACCAAAGAACTCCGCTATAATTTTAAAAGTAAAAAAGGGTTTATCAAAGGCATTGTAACCCAACAAGGCGACGGCAATATCCGGGGAACGACCGTCAAGAAAGACGAAGAAAACAATATGTATGTAAGGGGTTCAATTTATACCACCTGCAACCTAGCCCAGCCTCACTTTCACATTGCGGCCCGAAAAATCAAGGTTATTCCCGAAAAACAGGTCATTTCTGGACCTTTCCACTTGGTCATTGCCGATGTGCCTTTGCCCCTAGGTCTACCATTCGGTTTTTTTCCCGTTCCGAAGAAAAAAGAAATCGGCACTTCGGGTATCATTATGCCCCAATACGGCGAAGAACCCAATGGCCGGGGATATTACCTGCGCGATGGCGGCTATTACTGGGCTATCAGCGAAAAAATCAACATGAATTTTACGGGGCAAATTTACTCTAAAGGAAGTTGGGGGTTAGGAGTTGCCTCGACTTATGCCCAAAAATACCGTTACAGCGGAAGTTTCAACGCCCGCTTCAACCGCAATTTGCAGGGTAATGAGGTAAAAGCCTTGAACAGACCCCGCAATGATTTCAGCCTTACGTGGAGTCACGCACCGGTGCCGAGAGGAACCTCAAGCTTTGGCGCTTCGGTCAACATCGGAAGCAACAGCTTTAATCAATTCAATGAATTCAGCACCACGCGGTACATCCAAAACGTGGCGAGTTCGTCGGTACAGTACAACAGGCAATTTGGACAATTTGCCCGGATGGGAAGCAGCATCCGCGTCAACCAGCGGTTTCCAGACCGTTCCAAAGAAACCCGAGATTCGTTGGGACGCGTGACCAATACCGACCCTGGTGCGCTTGATGCAGGGATAGACTTCAACTTTGGAGTTAACCAAATTGCTCCTTTTGCGCTAAAAGGCGGAACAGGCGCTTGGTACGAAAGCTTCCGCTTAGGAATGGATTTTAGCGGTGGCATCAGTGCCAACAATACCAAGGTTTATGCTGATACTTCTACGGCCCGGCTGGGATTTTCGCTCTTTAACCCACCCACTGTAGTTACGCCAGAGTCAGGAGCACCCACTACCTACGCCTTAAACTCTCAGAGTTTGCCAGAGTTTATTAAGAACGGCCAACTAACTGGGCGCTTTTCGGTCCCGATTTCGTTACCCAATATCAAGTTATTCCGCTATATAAACATTACGCCTGGCATTTCATTGTCAGGAGAAACTTTTACCAAGAAGTTCAAGTACGAGTACATGGGCAACAACAAAGTGAAAGTCGATACCCTTCAAGGCTTTTACTTTGCCAATAACGTTTCGTTTAGTGCCAGCATGAACACCCGAGTATACGGCACCTTCTTTTTTCACGGCAAAAGACTGGAAGCCATACGACATACTTTGATACCTTCAGCCAGTTTCAGCTACGTTCCTGACCAGTCAAATCTTTTTGAGAGAACCGTCGTCAACCAACGCGGTGACGTAAGGTACCTGAATCGGTATCGCACCATTGGTGGTAACCTCACCACTTCTGGCACCTCGGCAGCGGGTATTTCGTGGAGTTTGAATAACTTATTTGAAGCCAAAGTGCGTCCCAAATCAGATTCAACGGGTAAGCAATTTGAAAAAAAATCCATTCTGGACAACCTCAGCCTAAATGGCTCGTATAACCTGCTGGCTGATTCGTTGAAAATGTCGGACATCAGTCTCAACGCCAATGCCCAGCTTTTCAAGAATTTGAACTTCAACTTTTCGGCCAATTTTGATCCGTATGCCTACGTCAAAGACGAACTATACGGTGCCGTAGGGAGAAAAATCAATCGCTGGACGTTTACCGAAAAGCAAGGACTGGCCCGGCTAAACAACGTCAATGTAGCCCTGAGCACTCGTTTTGCGCCCAAAGGCTCCGATAAACCCAAAAAAGCCAACACTCCAAATACCGAAGAGCAACAGCGCCTCATCAATGCCAACCCAGATGCCTACGTAGACTTCAACATTCCCTGGACGCTCAACTTAAGTTATAACTTTGGGTACTCGCGCCAAGGGCTGTCTAAAGGAACAACCATTCAAGCTTTGCGTGTCAACGGTGATTTCAGCCTTACGCCCAACTGGAAATTTGTGTTTGATACGGGCGTGGATGTCGTTGCCAAAGCTCCGTCTATCACCAATATCGGCATCACCCGCGACCTGCACTGCTGGGAAATGTCGTTTAACTGGACGCCGTTTGCGGGCTCTGGCATTCGGGCTAACAACTATTCGTTTGAAATTCGGGCTAAATCGGCACTGCTACGTGACTTAAAACTCTCCCGCCGCCGTTCGTTCTACGACCGTGGCAGTTTTTAG
- a CDS encoding sulfatase family protein produces MKHAYFLSVVVCAAFFAFRIPQPAPDSVSLQTKPRPNILWITCEDMSFQLGAYGNKLVKTPNIDRLAAEGVRFTNAFATAGVCAPSRSAIITGMYQQSIGTQNMRTLAASAVALDAYPPGFKGYSAVVPEEVKCFPEYLRAAGYYCTNNSKEDYQFQAPPTVWDESSNKAHWRNRTDKNQPFFAIFNLTVTHESQVWVRAKEPLLVKPEDVVLPPYYPDVPEVRLDVARHLSNAMVMDQQAGKILAQLREDGLDQNTIVFFYSDHGDGLPFVKREIYDRGLRVPFIVKNPFAKSKKGVVDNRFISFVDLAPTILSLADLPIPAHLQGQAFLGKQQAPKPRQYTFAARDRMDSEYDRVRTVRDSRYRYVRNYMPEKPYYQNIQYRLQQPSMRAILALKEQGKLNAAQSLWFRPTKPKEELYDCQKDPYEFNNLSELPEYQPKLKALRKVYETWIQKVGDTADEPEMEMVRRWWNGKEQAPVTETPKIQSEFSKITLSCATKGASIGYKQRWKDPSWKVYTQPINASVGDSLYVVAHRIGYQQSPVVALKRL; encoded by the coding sequence ATGAAACATGCCTATTTTCTGTCGGTGGTTGTATGTGCCGCATTCTTTGCTTTTCGTATTCCGCAACCTGCGCCTGATTCTGTTTCTTTACAAACGAAGCCCCGCCCCAACATCTTATGGATTACTTGTGAAGACATGAGTTTTCAATTGGGGGCTTACGGAAACAAACTGGTGAAAACGCCGAATATTGACCGTTTAGCGGCAGAAGGGGTTCGATTTACCAATGCCTTTGCCACCGCAGGGGTATGTGCTCCGAGTCGTTCGGCCATTATTACGGGCATGTATCAGCAGTCTATCGGCACCCAAAATATGCGCACTTTGGCGGCCTCAGCGGTGGCACTTGATGCCTATCCTCCTGGTTTTAAAGGCTATTCGGCGGTTGTGCCGGAAGAAGTGAAATGTTTCCCCGAATATCTACGGGCGGCGGGGTACTATTGCACCAACAATTCTAAAGAGGATTATCAGTTTCAAGCGCCCCCCACCGTTTGGGATGAAAGCAGCAACAAAGCCCATTGGCGCAACAGAACGGATAAAAATCAGCCTTTCTTTGCCATTTTTAATCTTACCGTTACGCACGAGTCGCAGGTTTGGGTGCGGGCCAAAGAGCCTTTATTGGTAAAACCAGAAGATGTGGTTTTACCGCCGTATTATCCTGATGTACCAGAAGTGCGTTTGGACGTGGCGCGGCATTTATCCAATGCCATGGTGATGGACCAGCAGGCGGGTAAAATTCTAGCGCAGCTTCGAGAAGACGGGCTTGATCAAAATACCATCGTTTTCTTTTATTCCGACCACGGCGATGGGCTACCTTTTGTAAAACGAGAAATCTATGACCGTGGCCTACGGGTGCCGTTTATTGTAAAAAATCCCTTTGCAAAAAGTAAAAAAGGAGTTGTTGACAACCGATTCATCAGTTTTGTAGACTTGGCCCCTACCATTTTGTCGTTGGCAGATTTGCCCATTCCCGCGCATTTGCAGGGGCAGGCATTTTTAGGAAAACAGCAGGCCCCCAAACCTCGTCAGTATACCTTTGCTGCCCGCGACCGGATGGATTCAGAATACGACCGCGTACGAACCGTGCGCGACAGCCGCTACCGCTATGTTCGAAACTACATGCCCGAAAAGCCCTACTATCAAAATATTCAGTACCGCTTGCAACAGCCTTCCATGCGGGCCATACTGGCGTTGAAAGAGCAAGGAAAACTCAATGCTGCTCAATCTTTGTGGTTTAGGCCGACCAAACCCAAGGAAGAATTGTATGATTGCCAAAAAGACCCTTATGAATTTAATAACCTTTCCGAACTACCTGAATACCAGCCGAAACTGAAAGCATTGAGAAAAGTATACGAAACGTGGATTCAGAAAGTCGGTGATACCGCTGACGAACCTGAAATGGAGATGGTGCGCCGTTGGTGGAACGGGAAAGAGCAGGCACCCGTCACGGAAACGCCCAAAATACAGTCTGAATTTTCTAAAATTACTTTATCTTGCGCCACCAAAGGAGCCTCAATTGGCTATAAACAACGGTGGAAAGACCCAAGCTGGAAAGTATATACGCAACCCATCAATGCCTCCGTAGGTGATTCTTTGTATGTTGTTGCCCATCGTATTGGCTATCAGCAAAGCCCCGTTGTTGCACTGAAACGGTTGTAA
- a CDS encoding Gfo/Idh/MocA family protein — MSKTQVAVVGLGFIGPAHIEALRRLPDVEVVGIADFSAEIAQARAKSLGIPKAYDSFDDLLKDDSIECVHICTPNFLHYEQSKKALLAGKNVVCEKPLATNTEEAEELVELADKLGLVNAVHFNLRYYPLIRQMKTMREKGELGEVYSVQGSYLQDWLFLPTDYNWRLEPSQSGDSRAVADIGSHLFDLIEYITGLHITEVMADFNTVHKTRMKPKKAIATYSGKLLQAEDYEEVPITTEDYASILYRFENGNKGVATVSQVAAGRKNRATLEISGSNQTYNWCSEAPNEMWIGRRDGYNQSLIRDPALVHEEVRPLLTFPGGHNEGFPDTSKQLFKEVYAAIRNGRPENPTYPTFADGLRELKLCDKIVQSSREQRWVQV, encoded by the coding sequence ATGTCAAAAACCCAAGTAGCCGTTGTAGGGCTCGGCTTTATTGGCCCCGCGCACATCGAAGCACTTCGTCGCTTGCCAGATGTTGAAGTCGTAGGTATTGCTGATTTTTCGGCTGAGATTGCACAGGCCCGCGCTAAGTCGCTGGGGATTCCCAAAGCCTACGATTCATTTGATGATTTGCTGAAAGACGATTCCATTGAGTGTGTTCACATCTGTACACCCAACTTTCTGCACTACGAGCAATCGAAAAAAGCATTGTTGGCGGGAAAAAATGTGGTGTGTGAAAAACCCTTGGCCACCAACACCGAAGAAGCCGAAGAACTCGTAGAATTGGCGGATAAACTGGGATTGGTGAATGCTGTTCACTTCAATTTGCGCTACTATCCGCTTATTCGTCAGATGAAAACCATGCGTGAAAAAGGCGAATTAGGCGAGGTATATTCGGTGCAGGGAAGCTATCTTCAGGATTGGTTGTTTCTGCCTACCGACTACAACTGGCGTTTGGAGCCGTCGCAGTCGGGTGATTCTCGGGCGGTGGCCGATATTGGTTCGCACTTGTTTGATTTAATTGAATACATCACGGGCTTGCACATTACGGAAGTAATGGCCGATTTTAATACAGTACACAAAACCCGGATGAAGCCTAAAAAAGCCATTGCTACTTATTCAGGTAAATTACTTCAGGCGGAAGACTACGAAGAAGTACCCATTACCACCGAAGATTACGCTTCTATTTTGTACCGTTTCGAAAACGGCAACAAAGGCGTTGCGACGGTCAGTCAAGTAGCAGCTGGACGTAAAAACCGCGCCACACTCGAAATCAGTGGCTCTAACCAAACCTATAATTGGTGCTCGGAAGCCCCCAACGAAATGTGGATTGGTCGCCGCGACGGATACAATCAGTCCTTGATTCGTGACCCAGCATTGGTACACGAAGAGGTGCGCCCTTTATTGACGTTTCCTGGCGGCCACAACGAAGGATTCCCCGATACATCGAAGCAATTATTTAAGGAAGTTTACGCCGCCATTCGCAACGGCCGTCCCGAAAATCCGACGTATCCGACTTTTGCCGATGGACTTCGCGAACTTAAATTGTGCGACAAAATTGTCCAAAGTAGCCGCGAGCAACGTTGGGTTCAAGTATAG
- a CDS encoding SusC/RagA family TonB-linked outer membrane protein — protein MRHILRISLWMLVCLSFVAVRAQDKVVTGKVTSSEDGAGLPGVSITVKGTTRGANSDAEGNYRISIPDNATLVFSFVGFSPLEEKVNGRSVINVQLAQDTKTLSEIVVTGFGSQIKRELTGNIAQVKGKDIENMPTPTVDAALQGKAAGVFINSGSGKLGQAVTVRVRGNSSISASSQPLYVVDGTPITTGDFGNYGGETNALADINPNDIESIEVLKDASAGAIYGARAANGVVLITTKRGKSGKTNISFNYQTGTAEAARRLPFLSSSEFISFYKQAAGYRDKLANIDPNDPDSFTQYIFGAGGFLEYYSYGTYGTPQQADVNWQEQAFQKAPMHQADLQLSGGNDKTRFFISGQYLDQTGTIIGNRLKRMSGRLNLDHQANNWLSIGLTMNLARTENQRLPDDNAFSNPLQMSALTPLTPLLDPTTGLPAGTPPGDINIPLYYNPIISINYAKFVATSIRNLTNGYLQANIFKGLKFRSEVGVDLLNQQEEGYFQSQTVRNQTRATNGIGANYGTFVTNYNTNNFFAYDNTFGRHGISATLGMSYQQSQTKTNFIEGTQFPSDSYQRIASAATKSDGSSTETNFRFLSYFARANYKFADKYLLSASARIDGSSRFGANSRYSFFPAVSLGWVLSEENFLKNNTVISFLKARASYGGTGNSEIGNFPQLGLFTGDAGYAGAAGQRPSQIGNPDLRWETTYQTDFGIDFGFLNNRINGEIDYYVKNTSGLLLNVNIPATTGFLSQVRNVGKLENKGFEFVVNTQNFVGKFKWNTSFNWANNKNKVTDIQGQVIEGGIRNMNRVVEGQPIGVFYTVEYAGVNPDNGDALFYKNTTGTDGSVDRTTVTNAGYNSAQRVVVGNPNPKFIGGITNSFSYKGFDLSVFFNGVYGNQVNFYGVGQYSSANGIYEDNQTRDQLNAWTPENRNTDVPEARYLRGNGNQASSRYIFSGSYLRLRTATLSYTLPTSLVNRVKLDKVKLYVSGMNLATFTNYKGWDPEVSADSFTSNFAIGNDFYTPPQPRTILFGINIGL, from the coding sequence ATGAGACACATTTTACGTATTAGCTTGTGGATGCTGGTATGCTTGTCGTTTGTTGCCGTAAGGGCGCAAGACAAGGTTGTGACTGGAAAAGTCACCTCATCCGAAGACGGTGCCGGGCTACCGGGCGTTTCCATTACGGTAAAAGGCACTACGCGCGGTGCCAACTCCGACGCGGAAGGGAATTATCGTATTTCCATTCCTGACAATGCCACGTTGGTATTCAGTTTTGTCGGGTTTTCTCCATTGGAGGAAAAAGTAAACGGACGTTCGGTGATCAATGTTCAGCTAGCACAGGACACCAAAACATTGAGCGAGATTGTGGTAACGGGTTTTGGTTCGCAAATCAAGCGCGAATTGACGGGTAACATCGCTCAGGTAAAAGGAAAAGACATTGAAAACATGCCTACGCCGACCGTAGATGCCGCTTTGCAAGGAAAAGCCGCCGGGGTGTTTATCAACTCAGGTTCGGGTAAATTAGGCCAAGCCGTAACGGTGCGTGTTCGTGGAAACTCTTCTATCAGTGCCAGCAGTCAGCCGCTGTACGTAGTAGACGGAACGCCCATCACCACGGGAGACTTTGGTAACTACGGCGGTGAAACCAACGCTTTAGCGGATATAAATCCAAACGATATTGAGTCTATCGAAGTACTGAAAGATGCTTCTGCGGGGGCAATCTACGGTGCCCGTGCCGCCAATGGTGTAGTGTTGATTACCACCAAACGTGGTAAATCAGGCAAAACCAATATTTCTTTTAACTACCAAACAGGAACGGCCGAAGCGGCACGTCGTCTGCCTTTCCTCAGTTCTTCGGAGTTTATTTCGTTCTACAAGCAAGCGGCTGGATACCGTGACAAATTGGCCAATATCGACCCAAATGACCCAGATTCTTTTACTCAGTACATTTTTGGCGCGGGTGGCTTCCTGGAATATTACAGCTACGGTACCTACGGAACGCCTCAACAAGCCGATGTGAATTGGCAGGAACAGGCTTTTCAAAAAGCGCCAATGCACCAGGCCGATTTGCAATTGAGCGGCGGTAATGATAAAACAAGATTCTTTATTTCAGGTCAGTACTTAGATCAGACAGGAACGATTATTGGCAACCGATTGAAGCGTATGTCGGGGCGTTTAAACCTTGACCATCAAGCCAACAATTGGCTTTCTATCGGTTTGACAATGAACTTGGCTCGTACTGAGAACCAACGTTTGCCAGATGACAATGCATTCTCTAATCCATTGCAGATGTCGGCATTGACGCCATTGACGCCTTTGCTGGATCCTACCACAGGCCTTCCCGCTGGTACTCCTCCTGGTGATATTAACATTCCTTTGTACTACAACCCGATTATTTCAATCAACTACGCCAAATTTGTGGCAACGTCTATTCGTAACCTAACGAATGGTTATTTGCAGGCCAATATTTTTAAAGGATTGAAGTTTCGCAGTGAGGTAGGCGTTGACTTATTAAACCAGCAGGAAGAAGGCTATTTTCAGAGCCAAACTGTTCGTAACCAAACCCGTGCTACCAACGGTATCGGTGCAAACTACGGTACGTTTGTGACCAACTATAATACCAATAATTTCTTTGCGTACGACAATACTTTTGGCAGACACGGAATCAGTGCTACGCTCGGGATGTCGTATCAGCAATCTCAGACCAAAACCAACTTCATCGAAGGTACGCAGTTTCCTTCGGACTCTTACCAGCGGATTGCCAGTGCTGCCACCAAATCTGACGGTAGCAGTACCGAAACAAATTTCCGTTTCTTGTCTTATTTTGCTCGTGCCAACTATAAATTTGCTGATAAATACTTACTCTCTGCCAGTGCCCGTATCGATGGGTCCTCACGTTTTGGGGCCAATTCACGCTACAGTTTCTTCCCTGCGGTTTCGTTGGGATGGGTGCTGTCGGAAGAGAATTTCCTAAAGAATAACACTGTCATCAGCTTCCTGAAAGCCCGCGCCAGTTACGGTGGAACGGGTAACTCAGAAATTGGGAACTTCCCACAACTGGGTCTCTTTACGGGTGATGCAGGATATGCAGGAGCAGCAGGTCAGCGGCCGTCACAAATCGGGAACCCTGATTTGAGATGGGAAACGACCTATCAAACTGACTTTGGTATTGACTTTGGTTTCCTTAACAACCGTATCAATGGTGAAATTGATTACTACGTTAAAAATACCTCTGGTTTGTTGTTGAACGTAAACATTCCTGCGACCACTGGTTTCTTGAGCCAAGTGCGCAACGTGGGTAAGTTGGAAAATAAGGGCTTTGAATTTGTGGTAAATACACAAAACTTTGTGGGTAAATTTAAGTGGAATACTTCATTCAACTGGGCCAACAATAAAAACAAAGTAACTGATATTCAAGGGCAAGTCATTGAAGGAGGAATTCGTAACATGAACCGCGTGGTAGAAGGACAGCCTATCGGGGTGTTTTACACGGTTGAATATGCGGGCGTAAATCCTGATAACGGTGATGCGTTGTTTTACAAAAATACCACAGGTACCGATGGCTCTGTTGATAGAACAACCGTAACCAACGCTGGATATAACTCTGCGCAACGGGTAGTGGTAGGAAATCCCAACCCGAAATTTATCGGAGGTATTACCAACTCATTCTCTTACAAGGGTTTTGATTTAAGCGTATTCTTCAACGGAGTGTACGGCAACCAAGTTAACTTCTATGGGGTAGGTCAGTATTCGTCAGCCAATGGTATTTACGAGGATAACCAAACCAGAGACCAATTGAACGCTTGGACCCCCGAAAATCGTAACACCGACGTACCAGAGGCACGTTATCTGCGCGGCAACGGAAATCAAGCATCAAGTCGCTACATTTTCTCAGGTTCTTATTTACGCCTTCGTACGGCCACATTAAGCTACACTCTGCCAACGAGCCTCGTCAATCGCGTGAAATTAGACAAAGTTAAATTGTATGTTTCGGGGATGAACTTAGCCACTTTTACCAATTATAAAGGTTGGGATCCTGAAGTAAGCGCCGATAGTTTTACCAGCAATTTTGCCATTGGTAACGACTTCTACACGCCGCCTCAGCCGCGTACCATTTTGTTTGGTATCAATATTGGTTTGTAA
- a CDS encoding type 1 glutamine amidotransferase, protein MERIKIAVLDMYDGHANEGMRCIKTLVENFLAQEEIEGNYEVFDVRQKCEVPDLSYDIYISSGGPGNPVPVGEPWEKPFFMLLDQIWQHNRQPHHPQKKHLMLICHSYQMACLHWNVGLVCKRRSTSFGIFPMHKTQFGLKEPVFEQLLDPFFAVDSRDYQVIEPNYHELERMGAKVLCIEKERPHVAHLERAVMAVRFSREIFGTQFHPEADGEGMLRHFQKEEKRSLIINNYGEAKYNDMVNSLQDPDKILRTEAAIIPTFLQRAAEQLVGAQLV, encoded by the coding sequence ATGGAGCGCATTAAGATTGCCGTTTTGGACATGTATGACGGTCATGCCAACGAGGGTATGCGTTGTATTAAAACATTGGTGGAGAATTTTCTGGCACAAGAAGAAATCGAAGGCAATTATGAAGTGTTTGATGTTCGTCAAAAATGCGAAGTCCCTGATTTAAGCTACGATATTTATATTTCATCGGGCGGCCCCGGAAACCCAGTGCCAGTAGGTGAGCCTTGGGAAAAGCCATTTTTTATGTTGCTTGACCAAATTTGGCAACACAACCGCCAACCGCACCATCCGCAAAAAAAGCACCTGATGCTGATTTGTCATTCGTACCAAATGGCCTGTTTGCATTGGAATGTTGGCCTGGTATGTAAGCGGCGGTCAACGTCTTTTGGTATTTTTCCGATGCACAAAACCCAATTTGGGTTGAAAGAACCCGTTTTTGAGCAATTGTTAGATCCATTCTTCGCCGTTGATTCGCGCGACTATCAGGTGATTGAGCCAAACTATCATGAGCTAGAACGCATGGGAGCCAAAGTGCTTTGCATCGAAAAAGAGCGCCCCCACGTGGCACATTTGGAGCGGGCCGTGATGGCGGTACGATTTTCCCGGGAGATTTTCGGTACACAGTTTCATCCCGAAGCCGACGGAGAAGGGATGTTACGTCATTTTCAAAAAGAAGAAAAACGGAGCTTGATTATTAACAATTACGGCGAAGCCAAGTACAACGATATGGTCAATTCATTGCAAGACCCCGACAAAATCCTACGTACCGAAGCGGCTATTATTCCGACGTTTCTTCAACGGGCGGCGGAGCAGTTGGTGGGGGCGCAGTTGGTGTAA